One window of the Macaca thibetana thibetana isolate TM-01 chromosome 13, ASM2454274v1, whole genome shotgun sequence genome contains the following:
- the ANXA4 gene encoding annexin A4 codes for MAVATKGGTVKAASGFNAVEDAQTLRKAMKGLGTDEDAIISVLAYRNTAQRQEIRTAYKSTIGRDLIDDLKSELSGNFEQVIVGMMTPTVLYDVQELRRAMKGAGTDEGCLIEILASRTPEEIRRISQTYQQQYGRSLEDDIRSDTSFMFQRVLVSLSAGGRDEGNYLDDALVRQDAQDLYEAGEKKWGTDEVKFLTVLCSRNRNHLLHVFDEYKRISQKDIEQSIKSETSGSFEDALLAIVKCMRNKSAYFAEKLYKSMKGLGTDDDTLIRVMVSRAEIDMLDIRAHFKRLYGKSLYSFIKGDTSGDYRKVLLVLCGGDD; via the exons GCACTGATGAAGACGCCATTATTAGCGTCCTTGCCTACCGCAACACCGCCCAGCGTCAGGAGATCAGGACGGCCTATAAGAGCACCATCGGCAGG GACTTGATAGACGACCTGAAGTCAGAACTGAGTGGCAATTTCGAGCAGGTGATTGTGGGGATGATGACGCCCACGGTGCTGTATGACGTGCAAGAGCTGCGAAGGGCCATGAAG GGAGCTGGCACTGATGAGGGCTGCCTAATTGAGATCCTGGCCTCCCGGACCCCTGAGGAGATCCGGCGCATAAGCCAAACCTACCAGCAGC AATATGGACGGAGCCTTGAAGATGACATTCGCTCTGACACATCGTTCATGTTCCAGCGAGTGCTGGTGTCTCTGTCAGCT GGTGGGAGGGATGAAGGAAATTATCTGGACGATGCTCTCGTGAGACAGGATGCCCAG GACCTGTATGAGGCTGGAGAGAAGAAATGGGGGACAGACGAGGTAAAATTTCTAACTGTTCTCTGTTCCCGGAACCGAAATCACCTGTTGCATG TGTTTGATGAATACAAAAGGATATCACAGAAGGATATTGAACAGAGTATTAAATCTGAAACATCTGGTAGCTTTGAAGATGCTCTGCTGGCTATAG TAAAGTGCATGAGGAACAAATCTGCGTATTTTGCTGAAAAGCTCTATAAATCAATGAAG GGCTTGGGCACCGATGATGACACCCTCATCAGAGTGATGGTTTCTCGAGCAGAAATTGACATGTTGGATATCCGGGCACACTTCAAGAGACTCTATGGAAAGTCTCTGTACTCGTTCATCAAG GGTGACACATCTGGAGACTACAGGAAAGTACTGCTTGTTCTCTGTGGAGgagatgattaa